agccccccggctgcccccccagccccccggcagcgccccccagccccccgtaCCCCCCCCCCAGGAGTGGTTCACGGTGTACGAGCACAACCGGCTGCCCCGGTGCACGGTGTCGGAGCTGGTGATGGGGAACGAGTACCTGTTCCGGGTGTACAGCGAGAACCAGTGCGGCCTGAGCGAGACCCCCGGGCTCTCCAGCAACACCGCCCGCATCCCCAAAGCAGGTCCCCCACGGCGGGGgggcacgggctgggggggggggtgggggggggctgggggggggggtgggggggcccAGGCACCTGGGCCTGCTTTTGCATGAAGTTGGGGGGCTGCTTGTGGTGGGGGGCGGCCCGGATGCGCTGTAGCGTGGATCCTCTGCTGGTTTGGGGGGGCTGCCTGGATGTGTGGGTCCCCTCCTGGTTGTGGGGGCACCCCAGACATGTGGGTCCCCTGAGGGttttgggggcggggggcaccccAGACATATGGGTCCCCCCCGGGTTGTGAGGGGCCGCCTGGATGGCTGGGGTCCTTCAGGGTTCTGGGGGGCACCTCAGGTGTGTGGGTCCCCCCCCATTTGTGGGGGGCTGCCTGGATGGCCGGGTCCCCTCAGGATTGGGGGGGGCACCCCCAGACACGCGGGTCCCCGCAGGGTTGGGGGGGGCGCCCCCAGACACGCGGGTCCCCTTGGCATTTTGGGGGTGCCGCCTGCCCCCCCATCTCTGTGAGCCCAATAAGGGGGAGCTGCCACGGGGACCACCAGTTCCCTCGCCGCCCCCCCATTCCTGGACGCCTGGGTCCCCAAAGCATTTTGGGGGTGTCCAGGGGGGGTCCCCAACTgaggatgtgtgtgtgtacccCCCAGGCCTGACGCTGAAGCCCCCCGAGTTCCAGGAGCATGACTTCCGCTCGGCCCCCCAGTTCCTGACCCCGCTGGTGGACCGCAGTGCGGTGGCTGGCTACACCACCGCCCTCAACTGCGCCGTGCGGGGGCACCccaaggtggggggggggggggaaatgggggtccagggggtgtgggggggtaCCCCTAAcactgcccccccagcccaagcTGGTGTGGCTGAGGCACAAGGTGTTGGGGGGCTCTGGGGTGCATTTGGGGGTCCCTAACGGCGTGTGGTGTCCCCCCCCTGGTGGTGTGGCTGAGGCACAAGGTGTTGGGGGGGCTCTGGGGTGCATTTGGGGGTCCCTAAccccgtgtcccccccagcccaaggTGGTGTGGCTGAAGAACCAGGTGGCCATCGGGGAGGACCCCCGGTTCCTGGCCCGGCACAGCCAGGGGGTCCTGACCCTCCACATCCGCAAGCCCGGACCCTTCGACGGGGGCATCTACGGCTGCCGGGCCGTCAATGAGCTGGGGGAGGCCCTCACCGAGTGCAAGCTGGAGATACGGGGTACGGGGGGGGTCCCCGATACCTGGGGGGGGTCCCCGGGGtctggggggggtccctggggtcTGGGGGCAGCACCCCAGGGTCTCGGAGGGAGGCAGCGGTGGCATCAGTGATCTGGCGGAGGCACTTGCCAAGCACAAGCCGGAGAtacggggggcaggggggtcccTAGTACCTGGGGGGCACCCCAGGATCTCGGGGGGACAACCAGCAAACCCGCCCCCAACACGTCTCTTCCTGCACAGTGCCCCAGTGAAGGCAAAGGCGAAGCAGGATGGTgagtgggatggggggggcagtgggctggggggcaggagctTAACTGGGGAATGTCTCATCGTGGCGGTGGGCGTTTAATTCGAAGTGCCTGCGTTTAACTGGGGGGGGTCATATTTAATCGGGGGGGGCTGTATTTCATCGGCTGGGTGTTTGATTTGGGGTGGGTGTTTAAGTGGGGGGCTGTTTAATTTGGGGTgggtgttttattttggggggggtATGCTTAATTCTGAGGGGTGCGTGCTTTATTGGGGGGATTATCTTGAGAAGTGTGTGTGCCTAATTTTGGGGGTGCAGCACCCACTGTGACACCTTTCCCCCCCGCCAGGGCCGGAGGAGGTGGGCAGAGGTGCCCCCCCAGGAATAAagagctcccagctcctggctgcaccCAGCTGTGTCCGTCTGTCCTTTCGGGGGGGGGGCCCTGCGTTGGGGGTGACATGCTGGCTGTGCCCTCCTGAGTCCGTCTGTCCTTTCTGGGGGGCTACTGATGGACATGGGGGGTCACAGGGGTCCCTAAGCTGGCAGAGGGGACAAGGGGGGGGCCATCTGTCCTGCCTGGGGGTTCctgagctgggggaggggggtgaaGAGTGGGGTGACCCACCCTctgtgctcccccccccccgatgtCCCTCTGTTCTTGCTGGGGGGGCCAGGTCGCATCATGGGGGGGCAACATCATCCCCCTTCCACGTTTATTGGGGGGCAGGCACTGCCTCTCCCGGCTCCTCCCCGTCCCCAGAGGGGTCCCGGGGGTCCCCCACCGCCCCAGGGAGTCCCTGAGGGGatgggggtcccggggggcaCCCACCAGGGtcctggaggaggaagaggagccgGATCCAGCAGGCGAAGAGGCGTTGGAGGTGTCGGGGCGGCGCCAGGAGCTGGAGGTAGAAGGTTCGGCCAGTGGCCAGCCGTGCCCGCAGCTGGTGACACCGGTGGCTGTGCAGGGACAGACGGACGCAGGACAGCGGCAACAGCCTGGCAGGGGGGGGAATATGGCTGTCAGGGGGTGTCACAGCATtggggtgccgggggggggtgTAAGGGTGGCTCACCCGAACAGCTGGAGCTCCTCAGTGTCAGGGGGGGACGCTGGCACCGGCCGTGCCAGCAGCATGAGGTTGGGGAgcgggaggagggggctggtggcagcGATGCCCACCGTCACCTGGCTGGCCACCTCGCCACTCCATGTCACCTGCGGGGACAGGGATGTGGTTGTGAGGGGGACCAGGCTGGGGGGGTCATGGGGCTGTCGTAGAGGAAGGTGGGAGGGAGCAAGGGGGGCAGTGGGGTGTCTTTCAGGGGGGAACAGGGCTGAGGAGAGGGGTTGGGGGCCATGGATgaggggacaggctggggggggggggagagggctGAGGGGACATGTGGGGGACACGGGGCCATGGCTGAGGGGACATGTGGGGGACACGGGGCCGTGGCTGAGGGACCACAGCAGGGGGGAACGGGGCTGTGGCTGAGGCACCACACGCGGGTGGCTCCGCAGGGCCTCCCCTCACCTGCATGAAGTCACTCTCGAAGAGCGGGCAGTCACGCAGCTGCCCGTACTCCCCCTGGGCCAGGCAGCGCCACAGCCGGCCCATACCGCCTCAGGAGCCCGGGGGACAGACGGGGGAGGGCCGAGGGGCCCCGAAGGAGAACCCGGAGGCCCCGGGAGGACTCGGGGAGGCGACGCTGCCGCCGCTCAAGATGGCGCCGAGACGCCTCAAGATGGCGCCCGCGGCCTCGCGCACcgcgccgcggcgggcgggaAGGGCGCGCGgcagccccgcccccttcccgCGCTGGACACGCCCCCTTCCCCctggccccgccgcctccccgtCGTGCCCTGCGCGGCCAAGATGGCGGCCCCGGCGCTGGTGCTGGCGCTGCtgggggccgcggcggcgctgggcggcggcgggagctgCCGGGGGGGCCCCGGGCTGCGGGTAAACGCgttggggggggcgggggagccgGAGGGGGGGGTTGGTCTGCGGGGGAGTCggagggggggggctgggctgcgAGAGgggcccgggctgcgggggcgccggggggcgCTGCCGTGAGGCGGCTCATTAATATTAATAGGGGGGCGTGGCGTGTTTGCGTTAATATTGATGAAGGGTGGGTGCATCCCCGCGCTGGTTGGGTGCTGCCCTGAGACGCTGGTTAATATTCATGAAGGGGCGGGC
Above is a genomic segment from Falco cherrug isolate bFalChe1 unplaced genomic scaffold, bFalChe1.pri U_24b, whole genome shotgun sequence containing:
- the GARIN5A gene encoding Golgi-associated RAB2 interactor protein 5A, which encodes MGRLWRCLAQGEYGQLRDCPLFESDFMQVTWSGEVASQVTVGIAATSPLLPLPNLMLLARPVPASPPDTEELQLFGLLPLSCVRLSLHSHRCHQLRARLATGRTFYLQLLAPPRHLQRLFACWIRLLFLLQDPGGCPPGPPSPQGLPGAVGDPRDPSGDGEEPGEAVPAPQ